TTTGCACAAAAAACTATGGTGTAAATTTTCAGATATCTGAAAAATTAAACGTTAAAGGGAAAAATCAACATGAGCTGTATAAATGGCTGACTGATAAAAAGTTAAATGGAATAAAGGGCAGTTCTGTTTCATGGAACTTTAACAAGTATTTAATTGGATTAAATGGCGAATTTATTAATCATTTTTTATCGGATATCAATCCTCTATCATCAAAAATCACAAACCATTTAAAATAAATCAGTAGTCACCACTATTGTCTTCCATTTGATCATCATTTATCAACTTGGCTTTTTTCTTTATTGGATCAAAATCTACTTTACCAAATTTATACTTCAAAGATATATTAAAGGATCTAAATAAAATTTGATAATCACGAGTATAAGCATAACTATCTCCATTATTATTGTTACCAGTTATATCTGTATTAAATTCCTTATATTTTGAAAAAGGTTCTATTACTCCTATACCCAAAGAACCTCTTTTATTATTAAATGTCTTTTTAAATCCAAAAGAAAGCATAGAGAAACTTGGTCTTTCACCCTGAACTGTTTGTCTAGGAGATCTGAAAAAAGCTCTACTTTCTACGTTATAACCATTACCAAGTTTTATATTGGCATTAAAACTATATTTATAATTAATACTCTCTCTAAATACATCTACGTTATTTATAGTTGTATTCATATTATAAGTATATAAATCAAAAGATCCTCTTAAAGTTAAAATGTTTTTTAAAGTTGTAGAACCATAAAAATTAAATCCTAGAGAATGATTATCACCTGTATTTAAATAATTAGTTTCAAATATATTTGTATTATCAATTAACGTTGTATAAGCTTCCACAACATCAAACTTTGCTTTATAATATAGAAAAAAACTAGTCATTAGTCCAGGTTTAAAGCTTGTGTAACCTAATTCAATTTGGTGTGATTTTGATGGTGATAAAAGTGGGTTACCTCTACTAATATTATTTAAATCACTTATTTCAGTATTCGTATTGATTTTATGTATATCAGGTCTTCTTAATCTATTAGTATAGGACAATTTAATAGTCTTAAACATATTAAGTTTTTTTGATAATGTCATACTCGGAACTATATTATTATAAGAGTTA
This is a stretch of genomic DNA from Flavobacteriales bacterium TMED191. It encodes these proteins:
- a CDS encoding glutathione peroxidase, translating into CTKNYGVNFQISEKLNVKGKNQHELYKWLTDKKLNGIKGSSVSWNFNKYLIGLNGEFINHFLSDINPLSSKITNHLK